In Bactrocera neohumeralis isolate Rockhampton chromosome 5, APGP_CSIRO_Bneo_wtdbg2-racon-allhic-juicebox.fasta_v2, whole genome shotgun sequence, the genomic window GGTTAGTTACATGAACATATTAATATAAtgctaaagtttaaaaaaattaaaaattattaaattggtATCTTACAGTTACTGCTGCTACGTGGTTATGCTTTTAATCATTCCGCTGACTTTGAAACCGTGCGCATGATGAAGGAGAAGCTCTGCTATATCGGCTACGACATCGAGATGGAACAGCGTTTGGCGTTAGAAACCACTGTGCTGGTTGAGTCATATACGGTGCGAAATACCCACCAATTGTTTTGaacaatatattaatttttctaattatagTTACCCGATGGTCGTGTGATAAAGGTGGGCGGTGAGCGCTTTGAGGCGCCCGAGGCGCTATTCCAACCACATTTAATAAATGTGGAAGGGCAAGGCATAGCTGAGTTAGTGTTTAACACGATACAAGCTGCCGATATCGATATGCGCCCGGAATTGTATAAGCATATCGTGCTATCTGGAGGTTCAACCATGTATCCAGGTCTTCCTAGTCGATTGGAGCGTGAAATTAAGCAATTATATTTGGAACGAGTGCTCAAAAACGATATAGATAAATTAGCGGTacgtaaaattaaaaacaaaaaaatgtatataaaactttaacagaaaaaatgttaattgaaagaaattaaaaaaaaaaaattaaaagaaaaaaaattaaaattaaaagaaaaaaaaaataaaaaggaattaaaaaaatagaaagaaattaaaaaaataaaaagtaattaaaaaaatgaaaaaaataaataaaaagaaatcggaagaaaaaattaaaatttaacagaaaacctataaaaaattaaaaaaaaaaaattaattttacgaaaaaaattataaaaatatttttctttgcagaAATTCAAAATTCGTATTGAAGATCCGCCACGACGAAAAGATATGGTTTTCATTGGTGGCGCTGTTTTGGCTGAAGTGACAAAGGATCGCGATGGCTTTTGGATGTCGAAACAAGAGTATCAAGAACAAGGACTCAAAGTATTACAAAAACTTACGAAGAGCACACAGTAGTAGCAAAGGCTAAagaattatggaaaaaattaatattgttagCATTCAAGTTATACCTACAGTTGCGTTTTGTACTATGTTTTTATAACTTGTAGtactacaaatatgtatatttaagttaaaaaatgaCAAGACAGTACTGTTatctataaataattttcaaacagtCTATATTAACAACGTctatttatgaaattgattattCCTCACACGCTTTTAACTTTCTAGTTTCTAAtcctttttttctattttaaaataaaatggtaAACATTCGTTTTTTATGACTTGCTCGCCACTATTGCCGTaagatacaaatattatttacatatacgcTTTGTGTAGGAAGgtaatgaaaaaaatgcatttaatttttgtgtgcGTAAGCTATGAAAAACCGTTTAAATGTACTGTAAACTGTAAAAATCTTACTACTTCTATCCCATTGTATGCCAATTCTACTTAGCACGAAAACAA contains:
- the LOC126760365 gene encoding actin-related protein 2 isoform X1; translation: MDSKGRNVIVCDNGTGFVKCGYAGSNFPAHIFPSMVGRPIIRAVNKIGDIEVKDLHVDDLMVGDEASQLRSLLEVSYPMENGVVRNWEDMCHVWDYTFGPKKMNIDPKNTKILLTEPPMNPLKNREKMIEVMFEKYGFDSAYIAIQAVLTLYAQGLISGVVIDSGDGVTHICPVYEEFALPHLTRRLDIAGRDITRYLIKLLLLRGYAFNHSADFETVRMMKEKLCYIGYDIEMEQRLALETTVLVESYTLPDGRVIKVGGERFEAPEALFQPHLINVEGQGIAELVFNTIQAADIDMRPELYKHIVLSGGSTMYPGLPSRLEREIKQLYLERVLKNDIDKLAKFKIRIEDPPRRKDMVFIGGAVLAEVTKDRDGFWMSKQEYQEQGLKVLQKLTKSTQ
- the LOC126760365 gene encoding actin-related protein 2 isoform X2; its protein translation is MDSKGRNVIVCDNGTGFVKCGYAGSNFPAHIFPSMVGRPIIRAVNKIGDIEVKDLMVGDEASQLRSLLEVSYPMENGVVRNWEDMCHVWDYTFGPKKMNIDPKNTKILLTEPPMNPLKNREKMIEVMFEKYGFDSAYIAIQAVLTLYAQGLISGVVIDSGDGVTHICPVYEEFALPHLTRRLDIAGRDITRYLIKLLLLRGYAFNHSADFETVRMMKEKLCYIGYDIEMEQRLALETTVLVESYTLPDGRVIKVGGERFEAPEALFQPHLINVEGQGIAELVFNTIQAADIDMRPELYKHIVLSGGSTMYPGLPSRLEREIKQLYLERVLKNDIDKLAKFKIRIEDPPRRKDMVFIGGAVLAEVTKDRDGFWMSKQEYQEQGLKVLQKLTKSTQ